Proteins encoded together in one Cyanobacterium sp. T60_A2020_053 window:
- the def gene encoding peptide deformylase: protein MNEILKIGNPQLRKMATAVDDITHPQVQKLIDDLLSIVIPVNGVGIAAPQINHSQRVIVVASHPNIRYPYAPQMEATPMINPRILHHSDDFVDGEEGCLSVPQQRGNVLRWRALEVEFFDRQGARQQREYDGFIARIVQHEIDHLNGILFVDQMNYEL from the coding sequence ATGAATGAAATTTTAAAAATTGGTAATCCTCAACTAAGAAAAATGGCTACGGCGGTGGATGATATTACCCATCCCCAAGTTCAAAAATTAATCGATGATTTACTTTCTATCGTCATCCCTGTTAATGGTGTGGGCATTGCGGCACCCCAAATCAATCATTCCCAACGGGTGATAGTAGTGGCATCTCATCCCAATATTCGTTATCCCTACGCTCCACAAATGGAAGCTACACCCATGATTAATCCTCGTATTTTGCACCATAGTGATGATTTTGTGGATGGTGAGGAGGGTTGTCTTAGTGTACCTCAACAGAGGGGGAATGTGTTGCGGTGGAGGGCGCTGGAGGTAGAATTTTTTGACCGACAAGGCGCACGACAACAGCGAGAATATGATGGTTTTATCGCGCGTATCGTGCAACATGAAATAGATCATCTCAATGGTATTCTATTTGTAGATCAAATGAATTATGAATTATGA
- a CDS encoding alpha-ketoacid dehydrogenase subunit beta — translation MAETLMFNALREAIDEEMGQNEQVFVLGEDVGLYGGSYKVTKGLYEKYGEFRVLDTPIAENSFTGMAVGAAMTGLRPIIEGMNMGFLLLAFNQIANNAGMMRYTSGGNFKIPIVIRGPGGVGRQLGAEHSQRLEAYFQAVPGLKIVACSTAYNAKGLLKSAIRDDNPVLFFEHVLLYNHKENLPAHEYTLPLDKAEMVRKGKDVTILTYSRMRHHCTQALKQLEKEGFDPEIIDLISLKPLDMETIGESIRKTHKVIIVEECMKSGGIGAELTASINDQLFDELDAPVVRLASQDIPTPYNGTLERLTIVQPEQIVEAVRKIMSHQI, via the coding sequence ATGGCAGAAACTTTGATGTTTAACGCTTTGCGTGAAGCTATTGACGAAGAAATGGGACAAAATGAGCAAGTTTTTGTCCTTGGGGAAGATGTAGGACTTTATGGCGGATCGTACAAAGTTACTAAAGGTTTATATGAGAAATACGGGGAGTTTAGGGTTTTAGATACTCCTATCGCCGAAAATAGTTTCACGGGAATGGCGGTGGGCGCTGCGATGACGGGATTACGCCCTATTATAGAGGGTATGAATATGGGCTTTTTATTACTGGCGTTTAACCAAATTGCCAATAATGCTGGTATGATGCGTTACACATCGGGGGGTAATTTTAAAATTCCCATAGTAATTCGTGGACCTGGGGGCGTTGGCAGACAGTTGGGTGCTGAACATTCCCAAAGGTTAGAGGCTTATTTTCAAGCGGTGCCGGGGCTTAAAATCGTGGCTTGTTCTACTGCTTACAATGCCAAAGGTTTATTAAAATCAGCCATTAGAGATGATAACCCTGTGTTATTTTTTGAACACGTTTTACTATACAATCATAAAGAAAATTTGCCGGCGCATGAATACACTTTGCCGTTAGATAAAGCGGAAATGGTACGCAAGGGTAAGGATGTGACGATTTTAACCTATTCTCGCATGAGACATCATTGCACCCAAGCTCTTAAACAGTTGGAAAAAGAAGGTTTTGATCCAGAAATTATCGATTTAATCTCCCTCAAGCCTTTGGATATGGAAACTATTGGCGAATCTATCCGTAAAACTCACAAAGTGATTATTGTGGAAGAATGTATGAAAAGTGGGGGCATCGGCGCTGAGTTAACGGCTTCTATTAATGATCAATTATTTGATGAGTTGGATGCGCCCGTCGTCCGTTTAGCGTCTCAGGATATTCCTACCCCTTACAATGGTACTTTAGAACGTTTAACCATTGTGCAACCTGAACAGATTGTGGAAGCGGTGCGCAAAATTATGAGTCATCAAATTTAG
- the secD gene encoding protein translocase subunit SecD, with amino-acid sequence MEKQRTFILLIIVLVVISIVTLINLPLQLGLDLRGGSQLTIQLKTTEEVPEITENRLEAVRQVISNRVNGLGVSEAVVQSVGEDRILVQLPGVSDPQEAERVLGGTAQLDFRTETNDAEIRAQLEVRQRELTELLIEAQGVTDDEAKNAEILAQIEAKQAQIAEISENLYVKSELNGEKLSSAGYQPSQQGDTWEVILEFNNEGGRLFAELTKSIAGTGRRLGIFLDDQLVSAPGVSAEYASTGIAGGRASISGDFTLEGARELALQLEGGALPVPVEIVENRTVGATLGQDSIRRSIIAGLAGLVLVLVYMGVYYRLPGVLADISLIIYGLLNLACFSLAGVTLTLPGIAGFILSIGMAVDANVLIFERTREELRDGKTLYRAVESGFHRAFSSILDSNVTTLIACGALFWLGSGLVKGFALTLAIGVAVSMFTALTCTRTLLLIAVLGFPKVRQKPELFCPNLTPVQSKATS; translated from the coding sequence GTGGAAAAACAAAGAACTTTTATACTTTTAATTATTGTGTTGGTGGTAATATCCATCGTGACTCTAATTAATTTACCATTACAACTGGGTTTAGATTTGCGTGGTGGTTCGCAGTTAACTATTCAGTTAAAAACCACTGAGGAAGTGCCAGAAATTACCGAAAATCGCTTGGAAGCCGTGCGCCAAGTTATTAGCAATCGGGTTAACGGTTTGGGTGTTTCGGAAGCGGTGGTGCAGAGTGTGGGAGAAGACCGCATTTTGGTACAATTACCCGGTGTAAGTGATCCTCAAGAGGCTGAAAGGGTATTGGGTGGCACAGCGCAGTTAGATTTTCGCACGGAAACTAATGATGCTGAAATTCGCGCTCAGTTAGAGGTGAGACAACGGGAATTAACGGAGTTGTTAATCGAGGCTCAGGGTGTTACAGATGATGAGGCTAAAAATGCGGAGATTTTAGCCCAAATTGAAGCTAAACAAGCTCAAATTGCTGAAATTAGTGAAAATCTTTATGTCAAGAGTGAGTTAAATGGTGAAAAATTAAGCTCCGCCGGATACCAACCTAGTCAGCAGGGGGATACTTGGGAAGTAATTTTGGAGTTTAACAATGAGGGGGGAAGGTTATTTGCTGAGTTAACTAAGAGTATCGCAGGAACCGGGAGAAGGTTAGGAATTTTCCTCGATGATCAATTAGTCAGCGCCCCCGGCGTAAGCGCAGAATATGCTTCTACCGGCATAGCTGGAGGCAGGGCTAGTATTTCCGGTGATTTTACGTTGGAGGGCGCTAGGGAGTTAGCTTTACAGCTTGAGGGAGGGGCGCTACCTGTGCCGGTGGAGATTGTGGAAAATAGGACGGTGGGCGCTACTCTTGGACAAGATAGCATTCGCCGTAGTATTATCGCTGGTTTAGCTGGTTTGGTGCTAGTTTTAGTTTATATGGGCGTTTATTACCGCTTACCCGGTGTTTTAGCCGATATTTCTTTAATTATCTATGGTTTGCTCAATTTAGCTTGTTTTTCCTTAGCTGGAGTTACTTTGACTTTACCCGGTATTGCTGGTTTTATCCTTAGCATCGGCATGGCAGTAGATGCTAATGTACTCATTTTTGAGCGCACGAGGGAGGAGTTACGAGATGGTAAAACTCTTTATCGGGCTGTGGAATCAGGTTTTCATCGAGCTTTTTCCAGTATTCTCGATAGCAATGTGACGACTTTAATTGCTTGTGGGGCGCTATTCTGGTTAGGTTCGGGTTTGGTAAAAGGTTTTGCTTTAACTCTTGCTATTGGGGTAGCGGTGAGTATGTTTACGGCTTTAACTTGCACTCGCACTTTGTTGTTAATTGCGGTTTTAGGTTTTCCGAAGGTAAGACAAAAACCTGAGTTATTTTGTCCTAATCTTACTCCTGTTCAAAGTAAAGCTACCAGTTAA
- the secF gene encoding protein translocase subunit SecF: MIHFSVVKWEKLWWTISAVLCLISIIAMVISYNVIGAPLRPSIDFVGGTRLQLEKDCSIADNCSQPITVNDVRVVLEKQNLANSSIQIIGEEKQGISIRTQTLDVETRTILQEALTAEIGTFDPETVQIDTVGPSIGQELFTSGILALLVSFFGIIVYLSIRFKTDYAVFAIVALVHDALIATGAFAILGLVANVEVDTLFLVALLTIIGFSVNDTVVIYDRIREISKDENMDNATMNETVDIAVNQTLTRSINTSLTTLLPLVAIYLFGGETLKYFALALIIGFLAGAYSSIFVASTLLGWWRKISRKPQLSQS; the protein is encoded by the coding sequence ATGATTCATTTTAGTGTTGTTAAGTGGGAAAAACTGTGGTGGACTATCTCTGCCGTTTTATGTCTTATAAGTATCATCGCAATGGTAATATCTTACAATGTCATCGGCGCCCCTCTGCGCCCCAGTATCGACTTTGTGGGTGGCACAAGGTTACAGTTAGAAAAAGATTGTAGCATTGCTGATAATTGCTCTCAACCTATCACGGTTAATGATGTAAGAGTGGTTTTAGAAAAACAAAATCTCGCTAATAGCAGTATTCAAATTATTGGCGAGGAAAAACAGGGTATTTCTATTCGCACTCAAACCCTCGATGTGGAAACGAGAACTATTTTACAGGAAGCCTTAACTGCGGAAATTGGCACATTTGACCCGGAAACTGTGCAAATTGACACCGTAGGTCCTAGTATTGGTCAAGAACTCTTTACTTCTGGTATTCTCGCCCTTTTAGTGTCATTTTTTGGTATCATCGTCTATCTAAGTATTCGTTTTAAAACCGATTACGCTGTTTTTGCTATTGTAGCGTTGGTTCATGATGCGCTAATTGCGACGGGCGCTTTTGCTATTCTCGGTTTAGTGGCTAATGTGGAAGTGGATACGCTATTTTTAGTTGCATTACTAACTATTATCGGTTTTTCGGTTAACGATACGGTGGTAATTTATGATCGCATTCGAGAAATCAGCAAGGATGAAAATATGGACAATGCCACCATGAATGAAACGGTGGATATTGCGGTTAATCAAACTTTAACACGCTCAATCAATACCAGTTTAACTACTTTATTACCTCTAGTAGCTATTTATTTATTTGGTGGTGAAACTCTCAAATATTTTGCTCTTGCTTTAATTATTGGTTTTTTGGCGGGCGCTTATTCTAGTATTTTTGTGGCTAGTACCCTTTTAGGTTGGTGGCGTAAAATTAGTCGTAAACCACAATTATCCCAAAGTTAG
- a CDS encoding phosphate-starvation-inducible PsiE family protein, with protein sequence MKQIIKYLSVALNDKIFLKLIHITENIVSKILSITLIVVIFTSSIDLIITLGKDLLYQGQVGFFTTTIIEIFGLFLNILIALELLENITAYLRKHIVRVELVLVTALIAVARKIVIFDPKQYEKMDLIALGIATLCLSLSYWLVRNSQIKN encoded by the coding sequence ATGAAGCAAATTATTAAATATTTAAGTGTAGCTTTAAACGATAAAATTTTTTTAAAATTAATTCATATTACAGAAAATATCGTTTCTAAAATATTATCTATTACTCTTATTGTAGTGATTTTTACCTCATCGATAGACTTGATTATTACATTAGGAAAAGATTTATTATATCAAGGTCAAGTAGGCTTTTTTACCACAACAATTATTGAAATTTTTGGATTATTTTTGAATATTTTAATTGCCTTGGAATTACTAGAAAATATTACTGCCTACCTTCGTAAACATATAGTACGAGTCGAATTAGTCTTGGTAACAGCGTTAATCGCCGTTGCCAGAAAAATAGTTATTTTTGATCCAAAACAATACGAAAAAATGGATTTAATTGCTTTAGGAATTGCCACGCTCTGTTTATCTTTAAGTTATTGGCTAGTGCGCAATTCTCAAATTAAAAATTAA
- a CDS encoding YciI family protein has translation MAKYLLFGSYCDDVLVRRAPFRNAHLTGLQQQKEQGILITIGPTKDNSKVFGIYEAENEEIVKKLVESDPYWENGIWTDYEIKEWIQAF, from the coding sequence ATGGCAAAGTATCTTTTATTTGGTAGTTATTGTGATGATGTGTTGGTGCGGAGGGCGCCCTTCCGCAATGCGCACCTCACCGGTTTACAACAACAAAAAGAACAAGGAATATTAATCACCATCGGACCTACCAAAGATAATAGCAAAGTCTTTGGCATCTATGAAGCAGAAAATGAAGAAATAGTTAAAAAATTGGTAGAATCAGACCCCTATTGGGAAAATGGTATTTGGACAGATTATGAAATCAAAGAATGGATACAAGCGTTTTAA